A single genomic interval of uncultured Desulfobulbus sp. harbors:
- a CDS encoding Ni/Fe hydrogenase subunit alpha: MKKIEISPITRLEGHGKIAIFLDDAGNVDDAFFQTVEFRGFEKFLQGMPMEEVPRTVSTVCGVCRGVHFTASMKASDGVFGVTPPPAGRKLRELFFNAHYVEDHSVILYALGLPDFVVGPEANPAERNVVGLINAVGAEVGREVLRKRGLAVKIFELLGGKPNHPVAAIPGGWSKQLSEEERRQIEEWSKELVGLGELTLKVFDDVVLKNDKYMQLVTGDMYKVEVGYMGSVDENDNITYYDGTQKIIDAAGNLVGTFKGKEYLDYISERVQPWTYLKFPYQKKIGPWKGIVEGPGTNIYSVGPLARMNIVKGMDTPLAQQHFEKFHATFGAKPVHNVLAYHWARAIELLNAAEKCLQLSRDPEITSKETWNKPTSCPGEGVGVIEAPRGTLIHHYCTDGKGIVTNANLIVATTHNNAPINLAVKKAAKHFIKNGDVSPAMLNYVEMAFRPYDLCLACATHTVTGGQSPLLVEIFDKDGNLYKTLKNF; encoded by the coding sequence ATGAAAAAAATTGAAATCAGCCCGATTACCCGTCTCGAGGGGCATGGCAAGATCGCCATTTTCCTGGATGATGCCGGCAATGTGGACGACGCCTTCTTCCAGACCGTCGAGTTCCGCGGCTTTGAAAAATTTCTCCAGGGTATGCCCATGGAGGAGGTGCCGCGCACCGTTTCCACTGTCTGCGGGGTCTGCCGCGGGGTCCACTTCACCGCCTCGATGAAGGCCTCGGACGGCGTTTTCGGCGTCACTCCGCCGCCTGCGGGCCGCAAGCTGCGCGAGCTGTTCTTCAACGCCCACTATGTGGAGGATCACTCGGTCATCCTCTATGCCCTGGGCCTGCCTGATTTTGTCGTCGGCCCGGAGGCCAATCCGGCCGAGCGCAACGTGGTCGGCCTGATCAACGCCGTCGGCGCCGAGGTTGGACGCGAGGTCCTGCGCAAACGCGGCCTGGCGGTCAAGATCTTTGAACTCCTGGGCGGCAAGCCCAACCATCCGGTGGCGGCCATCCCCGGCGGCTGGTCCAAGCAGCTGAGCGAGGAGGAGCGCAGGCAGATCGAGGAGTGGTCCAAGGAGTTGGTCGGTCTGGGCGAGTTGACGCTGAAGGTCTTTGACGATGTGGTGCTGAAAAACGACAAGTACATGCAACTGGTCACCGGCGATATGTACAAGGTCGAGGTCGGCTACATGGGTTCGGTGGACGAAAACGACAACATCACCTACTACGACGGCACCCAGAAGATCATCGACGCCGCAGGCAATCTGGTGGGCACCTTCAAGGGCAAGGAATACCTCGACTATATCTCCGAACGGGTGCAGCCGTGGACCTACCTCAAGTTCCCCTACCAAAAGAAGATCGGTCCCTGGAAGGGCATTGTCGAAGGCCCGGGCACCAACATCTACAGCGTTGGCCCCCTGGCGCGGATGAACATCGTCAAGGGCATGGACACGCCCCTGGCCCAGCAGCATTTCGAGAAGTTCCACGCCACCTTCGGCGCCAAGCCGGTGCACAACGTGCTTGCCTACCATTGGGCGCGGGCGATCGAGCTGCTCAACGCCGCCGAGAAGTGTCTCCAGCTCTCCCGCGATCCCGAGATCACAAGCAAGGAGACCTGGAACAAACCGACCTCCTGCCCGGGCGAGGGCGTGGGCGTGATCGAGGCCCCGCGCGGCACCCTGATCCACCACTACTGCACCGACGGCAAGGGCATCGTCACCAACGCCAACCTGATCGTAGCCACCACCCATAACAACGCCCCGATCAACCTGGCGGTGAAAAAGGCGGCCAAGCACTTCATCAAGAACGGCGATGTGTCGCCGGCCATGCTCAACTATGTGGAGATGGCCTTCCGTCCCTACGACCTCTGCCTGGCCTGCGCCACCCATACCGTGACCGGCGGCCAGTCGCCGCTGTTGGTGGAGATCTTTGACAAGGACGGCAACCTCTACAAAACGCTGAAGAATTTCTGA
- a CDS encoding hydrogenase maturation protease produces MKTVVVGIGNPYLQDDRAGVVVIERLEAEGIGCQTEMVLTVGFEVMDKIKGYDQAIIVDACMLGNEPGSILDVNVDDIFTTHALVNSHAVTLGTTLKTGYVCFPDEMPANIRILLIEVKEIKEFTQQMSPEVEQAVEIVVEKIKTMVGEGVVTG; encoded by the coding sequence ATGAAAACAGTGGTCGTTGGGATCGGCAACCCCTATCTGCAGGATGATCGAGCCGGTGTGGTCGTTATAGAACGGCTTGAAGCAGAGGGAATCGGTTGCCAAACGGAGATGGTGCTCACCGTGGGCTTTGAGGTCATGGACAAGATCAAGGGGTACGATCAGGCGATCATCGTCGATGCCTGCATGCTCGGCAATGAGCCCGGTTCCATCCTCGACGTGAACGTGGACGATATCTTCACCACCCATGCCCTGGTGAACTCCCATGCGGTCACCCTGGGCACGACCCTGAAGACCGGGTACGTCTGTTTCCCGGATGAGATGCCCGCCAATATCCGTATCCTCCTGATCGAGGTCAAGGAGATCAAGGAGTTTACCCAGCAGATGTCGCCCGAGGTCGAGCAGGCGGTGGAGATCGTGGTGGAGAAGATTAAGACGATGGTGGGGGAGGGGGTTGTAACAGGGTGA
- a CDS encoding LL-diaminopimelate aminotransferase, translating into MLKINEHYLKLQASYLFSDIAKRVAAFQAANPELEVIKLGIGDVTNPLPPACIEAFHKAIDEMATTAGFRGYGPEQGYDFLRAAIANNDFQARGAEVAADEIFVSDGAKCDTGNIQELFATDARIAIPDPVYPVYLDTNVMAGRTGAFKEGRFEGLVYLDSTKENNFVPDLPQEPVDLIYLCFPNNPTGSTATREQLKVWVDYARDHKALILFDAAYEAFIRDPQLPHSIYEIEGAREVAIEFRSFSKSAGFTGTRCAYTVVPKECMAYDGAGNKQAIHPLWNRRHCTKFNGVSYPVQRAAEAVYSDAGKAQCTALIDGYLSNAKIIGKAMAELGYSYVGGDNAPYVWIEGGQDSWAFFDLLLNKAGVVCTPGAGFGKCGQGYIRLSAFNSEANVIKAMERIKEALK; encoded by the coding sequence ATGTTGAAAATTAACGAGCATTATCTCAAGCTGCAGGCTTCCTACCTGTTTTCCGACATCGCCAAACGCGTTGCCGCCTTCCAGGCAGCCAACCCCGAGCTCGAGGTGATCAAACTCGGCATCGGCGACGTCACCAATCCCCTGCCCCCTGCCTGCATCGAAGCCTTTCACAAGGCGATAGACGAGATGGCCACCACGGCTGGCTTCCGTGGCTACGGTCCCGAGCAGGGCTATGATTTTCTCCGCGCGGCCATTGCCAACAACGATTTTCAGGCACGGGGTGCGGAAGTGGCCGCGGATGAGATCTTTGTCTCCGATGGCGCCAAGTGCGATACCGGCAATATTCAGGAGCTCTTTGCCACCGATGCCAGGATTGCCATTCCCGATCCGGTCTACCCGGTCTACCTCGACACCAACGTCATGGCCGGTCGCACCGGTGCCTTCAAAGAGGGCCGTTTCGAGGGGCTGGTGTACCTGGATTCGACCAAGGAAAACAACTTCGTGCCCGACCTGCCCCAGGAGCCGGTGGACCTGATCTATCTCTGCTTCCCCAACAATCCCACCGGATCGACCGCCACCAGAGAACAGTTGAAGGTCTGGGTGGATTATGCCCGGGATCACAAGGCCCTGATCCTCTTTGATGCCGCCTACGAGGCCTTTATCCGCGACCCCCAGCTGCCGCATTCCATCTATGAGATCGAGGGAGCGCGTGAGGTGGCGATCGAGTTTCGCAGCTTCTCCAAGAGCGCCGGTTTCACCGGCACCCGCTGCGCCTATACCGTAGTGCCCAAGGAGTGCATGGCCTATGACGGGGCCGGCAACAAGCAGGCGATTCATCCCCTGTGGAACCGCCGCCACTGCACCAAGTTCAACGGCGTCTCCTACCCGGTGCAGCGCGCCGCCGAGGCGGTCTACTCGGATGCGGGCAAGGCCCAGTGCACAGCCCTGATCGACGGTTACCTCAGTAATGCCAAGATCATCGGCAAGGCCATGGCCGAGCTTGGCTACAGCTATGTGGGCGGGGACAATGCCCCCTATGTCTGGATCGAGGGCGGCCAGGATTCCTGGGCCTTTTTTGACCTGCTCTTGAACAAAGCAGGGGTGGTCTGTACCCCGGGTGCAGGATTCGGCAAATGCGGCCAGGGCTACATCCGCCTCTCCGCCTTCAACTCCGAGGCCAACGTGATCAAGGCCATGGAGCGGATCAAAGAGGCGCTCAAGTAA
- the lptC gene encoding LPS export ABC transporter periplasmic protein LptC, producing the protein MMLNNPRNLLWAVPLALLVTSPVWHPMLSDFLTPRGGYNPKLSQPQEDSPMENFVMERVAITLTSRGMEEWQIDAERAFTGGRDHEIDMEEVSAMYIGTRRDPINIQSRKGSYRVDTRFLVLNDHVKVSKPTRDQVLLSDRLEYDDTTKKLISPGKVYIQAPNMKLDAGHMNYDFSTEGFDFTNRVKVVL; encoded by the coding sequence ATGATGCTCAACAATCCGCGCAATCTGCTCTGGGCCGTTCCCTTGGCCCTCTTGGTCACCAGCCCGGTCTGGCATCCCATGCTCAGTGATTTTCTCACCCCGCGCGGCGGCTACAACCCGAAACTTTCCCAGCCCCAGGAAGATTCGCCGATGGAGAATTTCGTCATGGAGCGGGTCGCCATTACCCTGACCAGCCGGGGCATGGAGGAGTGGCAGATCGATGCCGAGCGCGCATTCACCGGGGGACGCGATCACGAGATCGACATGGAGGAAGTCAGCGCGATGTACATTGGCACGAGGCGCGATCCGATCAACATTCAAAGTCGAAAAGGATCCTACCGGGTCGATACCCGCTTCCTCGTGCTCAACGACCATGTTAAGGTGAGCAAGCCGACCAGGGACCAGGTGCTGCTCTCCGATCGGCTGGAGTACGACGATACCACCAAGAAGTTGATCAGCCCGGGCAAGGTGTATATCCAGGCGCCGAACATGAAGCTCGATGCCGGTCACATGAACTACGATTTCAGTACCGAAGGCTTTGACTTTACCAACCGGGTGAAAGTGGTTCTGTAA
- a CDS encoding HAD hydrolase family protein, which yields MAECGIPGSGYPTDCELTEALRSRAMARNITLVRSEPWKAALVRAQQVKLLLLDVDGVLTDGTLIYSSDGVESKCFNTQDGLGLRLLQDSGVSVGIITARTSPMVERRAQDLRLAHVFQGHSDKLVVYEQILKETGLRPPQTAYMGDDLMDLPILNRVGLAAAPANAVAEIRQRAHYTCERSGGSGAVREVCDLILEAQGNLERMRAKFDR from the coding sequence ATGGCTGAATGCGGCATTCCCGGCTCCGGCTATCCCACCGACTGCGAGCTCACCGAGGCCCTGCGTAGCCGGGCCATGGCCCGCAACATCACCCTGGTCCGCTCCGAACCCTGGAAGGCGGCCCTGGTGCGTGCCCAGCAGGTCAAGCTGCTCTTGCTCGATGTCGATGGGGTACTCACCGACGGGACCCTGATCTACTCCTCCGACGGGGTGGAGTCCAAGTGCTTCAACACCCAGGACGGCCTTGGACTGCGGTTGTTGCAGGACAGCGGCGTGAGCGTGGGGATCATCACCGCCCGCACCTCGCCCATGGTGGAGCGACGCGCCCAGGATCTTCGCCTGGCCCATGTCTTTCAGGGCCATTCGGACAAGCTGGTGGTCTACGAGCAAATTCTCAAGGAGACCGGACTGCGTCCACCGCAGACCGCCTACATGGGCGACGATCTGATGGATCTGCCCATCCTCAACCGGGTCGGGCTGGCAGCGGCACCGGCCAACGCGGTGGCAGAGATTCGCCAGCGGGCGCATTACACCTGCGAACGTAGCGGCGGCTCGGGTGCGGTGCGCGAGGTCTGCGACCTGATCCTCGAGGCCCAGGGCAACCTGGAGCGGATGCGGGCCAAGTTCGATCGATGA
- the kdsA gene encoding 3-deoxy-8-phosphooctulonate synthase, with protein sequence MMNSVSIQPTPVGPITVGPGAPLLLLAGPCVLESAELAREIAQEMKAITTRLGISYVFKASFDKANRTSLSSFRGPGPEKGLRILGRLREEMEVPVVSDIHEPAQAEMAAEYLDILQIPAFLCRQTDLLVAAAKTGKVVNVKKGQFVSPWDMENALNKLKGAGTDKILLTERGASFGYNNLVVDMRSLAVMRSFGYPVVYDATHSVQLPGGAGGSSGGQREFIPPLARAAMAVGIDGLFIEVHPDPDKALCDGPNSLPLDQVEALLQQLLAVRAAVSGVIDG encoded by the coding sequence ATGATGAACAGCGTCAGTATTCAGCCCACCCCGGTGGGGCCGATCACCGTAGGTCCGGGAGCGCCGCTCTTGTTGCTGGCCGGGCCCTGCGTCCTCGAGAGTGCCGAACTGGCCCGGGAGATCGCCCAGGAGATGAAAGCGATCACCACCCGCCTGGGAATCTCCTACGTGTTCAAGGCCTCCTTTGACAAGGCCAACCGGACCTCGCTCTCCTCCTTCCGTGGCCCCGGGCCGGAGAAGGGCTTGCGCATTCTTGGCCGTCTGCGCGAGGAGATGGAGGTGCCGGTGGTCTCCGATATTCACGAACCCGCCCAGGCGGAGATGGCTGCGGAATATCTCGATATTTTGCAGATCCCAGCCTTTCTCTGCCGCCAGACCGACCTGCTGGTCGCTGCCGCCAAGACCGGTAAGGTGGTCAACGTCAAGAAGGGGCAGTTTGTCTCGCCCTGGGATATGGAAAACGCGCTCAACAAGCTCAAGGGCGCGGGCACGGACAAGATCCTTTTGACGGAACGCGGCGCCAGTTTCGGCTATAACAACCTGGTGGTGGACATGCGCTCGCTTGCGGTGATGCGCTCCTTCGGCTACCCGGTGGTGTACGACGCCACTCATTCGGTCCAGCTGCCCGGCGGAGCCGGCGGCTCCTCCGGCGGTCAGCGTGAGTTTATCCCTCCGCTTGCCCGCGCGGCCATGGCGGTGGGGATCGACGGCCTCTTCATCGAGGTCCATCCGGACCCGGACAAGGCCCTGTGCGACGGTCCCAACTCTCTGCCCCTTGATCAGGTGGAAGCGTTGTTGCAGCAGTTGCTTGCAGTACGTGCGGCAGTGAGCGGGGTGATCGATGGCTGA
- a CDS encoding CTP synthase yields the protein MKASLSKKTKFIFITGGVLSSLGKGLSAASIGSLLEARGLTVTFQKLDPYINVDPGTMNPFQHGEVYVTNDGAETDLDMGHYERYTNAVMGKQNNYTSGRIYYSVIMKERRGEYLGGTVQVIPHVTDEIKEAVLQLDGSCDVAIIEIGGTVGDIEGLPFIEAIRQLRTDLGKEFTLFIHLTLVPYIKTAGEVKTKPTQHSVKELLASGIQPDILMCRTEAPLSEDLKKKIALFCNVDANAVISAIDVESIYELPLKLRQEGVDDRILEKLGIWTGSPNVEPWERLVRKIKNPKTTVTIGITGKYVDLTESYKSLHEALIHGGIANDAKVTLQYISADGLEDGTELEKLDNCDGILVPGGFGSRGMEGKIQAVTYARERKIPFFGICLGMQLAVVEFARNIAQIEGAHSVEFNPTTPHPVIYLMTEWFDFRTGKIEKRDQNSDMGGTLRLGAYPCTLKPGTFAAAAYGQEEISERHRHRYEFNNAYRQQLEEVGLIVSGTSPDGNLVEIVELADHPWFLGCQFHPEFQSKPMQPHPLFRDFIKAAIGYKKASKA from the coding sequence ATGAAAGCTTCCCTCAGCAAGAAGACAAAGTTTATTTTTATTACAGGTGGAGTCCTTTCCTCCCTCGGCAAGGGGCTTTCCGCCGCCTCCATCGGCTCCCTGCTCGAGGCACGCGGACTCACCGTCACCTTTCAAAAACTTGATCCCTACATCAACGTCGATCCCGGGACCATGAACCCCTTCCAGCACGGCGAGGTCTACGTCACCAACGATGGTGCGGAGACCGACCTGGATATGGGCCATTACGAGCGCTACACCAACGCGGTCATGGGCAAGCAGAACAACTACACCTCGGGGCGGATCTATTACTCGGTGATCATGAAGGAACGCCGGGGCGAATACCTCGGCGGTACGGTCCAGGTTATTCCCCATGTCACCGACGAGATCAAGGAGGCCGTGCTCCAGCTCGACGGCTCCTGCGATGTGGCCATCATCGAGATCGGCGGTACTGTGGGCGATATCGAGGGGTTGCCCTTTATCGAGGCCATCCGTCAGCTGCGCACCGATTTGGGCAAGGAATTTACCCTCTTTATCCATTTGACCCTGGTGCCCTACATCAAGACCGCGGGTGAGGTCAAAACCAAGCCGACCCAGCACTCGGTCAAGGAACTGTTGGCCTCCGGTATTCAGCCCGATATTTTGATGTGCCGCACCGAGGCACCGCTGTCCGAGGACCTCAAGAAGAAGATCGCCCTGTTCTGTAACGTCGATGCCAACGCGGTCATTTCGGCCATTGACGTGGAGAGTATCTATGAGCTGCCGCTCAAACTGCGTCAGGAAGGAGTGGACGACCGTATCCTCGAGAAACTCGGCATCTGGACCGGTTCACCCAATGTCGAACCCTGGGAGCGGTTGGTGCGCAAGATCAAGAACCCGAAAACTACGGTCACCATCGGCATCACCGGCAAGTATGTCGACCTGACCGAATCCTACAAGAGCCTGCACGAGGCCCTGATCCACGGCGGTATCGCCAACGATGCCAAGGTCACCCTGCAGTACATCAGCGCCGATGGTCTTGAAGACGGCACCGAACTGGAAAAGCTCGATAACTGCGACGGCATCCTCGTGCCCGGCGGTTTCGGCAGCCGCGGCATGGAAGGCAAGATCCAGGCCGTGACCTATGCCCGCGAGCGCAAAATTCCCTTCTTCGGCATCTGCCTGGGGATGCAGCTGGCTGTGGTCGAGTTCGCCCGCAACATCGCTCAAATCGAGGGAGCGCATTCGGTGGAGTTCAACCCGACCACCCCGCATCCGGTGATCTATCTCATGACCGAATGGTTTGATTTCCGCACCGGCAAGATCGAGAAACGCGACCAGAATTCCGATATGGGCGGGACCCTGCGTCTGGGGGCCTACCCCTGCACCCTCAAGCCGGGCACCTTTGCCGCCGCCGCCTACGGCCAGGAGGAGATCAGCGAGCGCCACCGCCATCGCTACGAGTTCAACAACGCCTACCGCCAGCAGCTGGAAGAGGTCGGGTTGATCGTCTCCGGTACCTCGCCCGACGGTAATCTGGTGGAAATCGTCGAGCTGGCCGATCACCCCTGGTTCCTCGGTTGCCAGTTCCACCCCGAGTTCCAGTCCAAGCCGATGCAACCGCATCCCCTGTTCCGCGACTTCATCAAGGCGGCCATCGGCTACAAGAAAGCAAGCAAGGCCTGA